The Chryseobacterium sp. 52 genome includes a region encoding these proteins:
- a CDS encoding gliding motility-associated C-terminal domain-containing protein, protein MKKFLLSFVLVFMTLSSLFAQRDTEHWIAPFHYTQGYTQSLYLSTDSLTPFVVTIYSNNISLGTVTISKGSPMIFVVPTARISTNLASEVFNVIDKGLYLQATKPFYCTLRMVSSTTHAEIVTSKGKAGIGKEFYVANTPSTATSNNFTAGVLATENNTVVTATWTGSVTFIGGTPTGNTHTFTLNKGQSFIFAGIAAGTAPFMGAKIVSDKPITLTNGNVNGNFGNSTASGSDAILDQSVPVERLGSTFAMVRTRSTTADLEGAIVIATENNTQIFLNGSTTPVATINQGQWYRISGDSYVAQGISGHYNMLVSSSKNVYLYQLVSVGDSSATCGFNYIPPLNCFLPRKIDEIPLINEMPLPNPTPSGTLIKLNILTEAGATVLVNNVAPTAAQGPYPLIGNPAWVTYGIEGVTGNLTINSTKAVTAGINGGYSTSGYGGYFAGFSSIPIIAKQTGDCVPGIVLEVDDSYETYQWYLNGGAITGATSHTYTPTTGGNYTVKVTMGTCPPVTTPVYKVFTCLKQTTQSVNICGSKVIIPTFSSSTQSPVTSTVTIVAQPTHGTVTINPSTGAITYIPQAGYLGADAIIYKFCGNAQEFVDCEQVTLNLNLVPFVLTDRTIKACQYAGKGYFDLTTANVTDNAVPTTKKFYPTLADLNANTNQITNPTNYFSGAGIIHVRVTTSEGCVGNAKITLDFFPTPVVNEATLTVCFIENNETKGTFNLTTAVITNETPVTKKYYPTFTDASNGTNEIMSPIPTVYISSNSSVYARVFNSNGCYAIAKINLTVTPPKRSTVLKDQFICIDDRTTLDAGAGFQSYLWSTGATTQTIQGVPVGSYWVTLQNEGCYIKQFVSVKKANEPVVTSIEISNNTATINVEGGTAPYKYAVDTPSNWQNSNVFTNLTRGQHTFYVKDALDCTPVSVELTVPNLVNAITPNGDNVNDVLDYSELAYKGNLTFVIYDRYGNKLFTGDKYNNYKWDGKSSGKGIFTGTYWYHINWNEPNAQKTPVKFTGWILVKNRE, encoded by the coding sequence ATGAAAAAATTTCTACTAAGTTTTGTATTAGTTTTTATGACCTTAAGCTCTCTCTTTGCGCAGAGAGACACCGAACACTGGATTGCGCCGTTTCATTATACACAAGGATATACACAGTCTTTGTACTTATCTACTGATTCTCTGACACCATTTGTTGTTACAATATACAGCAACAATATCTCACTCGGAACAGTTACTATTAGTAAAGGTAGTCCGATGATTTTTGTTGTTCCAACAGCAAGGATATCCACAAACTTGGCTTCAGAAGTTTTTAATGTAATCGATAAAGGTTTGTATCTTCAGGCTACAAAACCATTCTATTGCACATTAAGAATGGTAAGCAGCACTACACACGCCGAAATTGTTACCAGTAAAGGCAAAGCCGGTATTGGAAAAGAATTTTATGTAGCCAATACCCCTTCTACTGCCACTTCTAATAATTTTACTGCTGGAGTTTTAGCAACAGAAAATAATACTGTAGTTACAGCAACTTGGACTGGGAGCGTTACCTTTATTGGAGGAACTCCCACAGGTAATACGCATACATTTACTTTAAACAAAGGTCAATCTTTTATTTTTGCAGGTATTGCAGCAGGTACAGCACCTTTTATGGGAGCAAAAATTGTATCCGATAAACCAATTACACTTACCAATGGAAATGTGAATGGTAATTTCGGAAATAGTACAGCTTCAGGATCTGATGCCATTTTAGATCAATCTGTACCGGTTGAAAGACTTGGAAGCACTTTTGCAATGGTAAGAACAAGGTCAACAACTGCCGATTTGGAAGGTGCTATCGTTATTGCTACTGAAAATAATACCCAGATATTTTTAAATGGCTCAACGACTCCGGTTGCAACAATAAATCAGGGACAATGGTATAGGATTTCTGGTGACAGCTATGTTGCTCAAGGAATTTCTGGTCATTACAATATGCTCGTAAGCAGTTCAAAAAATGTCTATTTATATCAATTAGTTTCAGTTGGTGACAGCAGTGCAACTTGTGGATTTAATTATATTCCTCCATTAAACTGTTTCCTGCCTAGAAAGATTGACGAAATTCCATTGATTAATGAAATGCCTCTTCCTAATCCTACTCCTTCAGGAACTTTAATCAAATTAAACATTTTAACAGAAGCAGGAGCAACCGTATTGGTTAACAATGTAGCTCCTACGGCGGCACAAGGTCCTTATCCTCTTATAGGAAATCCGGCATGGGTAACTTATGGAATAGAAGGTGTTACGGGTAACCTTACCATCAACTCTACGAAAGCGGTTACAGCAGGTATTAATGGTGGTTACAGCACATCGGGATACGGCGGTTATTTCGCGGGATTTTCGTCTATTCCAATCATCGCTAAGCAGACGGGTGACTGCGTTCCGGGAATTGTACTGGAAGTAGACGACAGCTACGAAACCTACCAATGGTATCTAAACGGAGGAGCTATCACAGGTGCTACATCCCACACTTATACGCCAACTACCGGAGGAAATTATACCGTAAAGGTAACCATGGGAACATGCCCTCCGGTAACAACTCCTGTGTATAAGGTATTTACGTGTCTGAAACAAACTACTCAATCAGTAAACATTTGTGGAAGTAAAGTGATCATACCTACATTCTCAAGTTCTACTCAGTCGCCGGTAACAAGCACTGTGACAATTGTTGCACAACCAACACATGGAACCGTTACTATTAATCCTTCAACAGGAGCAATTACTTATATTCCTCAGGCAGGATATTTGGGAGCAGATGCTATTATTTATAAATTCTGTGGTAACGCTCAGGAATTTGTAGATTGCGAACAGGTTACTTTAAATTTAAATTTAGTGCCATTTGTATTGACGGACAGAACCATTAAAGCTTGTCAATATGCCGGAAAAGGATATTTTGATTTAACTACTGCGAATGTTACAGACAATGCAGTACCGACAACTAAAAAATTCTATCCTACGTTAGCTGATCTTAATGCGAATACAAATCAGATTACCAATCCTACCAATTATTTTTCAGGAGCAGGAATTATACATGTAAGAGTGACAACTTCTGAAGGTTGTGTAGGAAATGCTAAAATCACCCTCGATTTTTTCCCTACTCCGGTAGTGAACGAGGCCACTTTAACGGTTTGCTTTATTGAAAACAATGAAACTAAAGGGACATTCAATTTAACTACTGCGGTAATTACGAATGAAACCCCTGTTACCAAAAAATATTATCCAACATTTACAGATGCAAGCAACGGAACCAACGAGATTATGAGCCCTATTCCTACGGTTTATATTTCAAGCAACAGTTCTGTATATGCAAGAGTATTTAATTCAAACGGATGTTATGCAATTGCTAAAATCAATCTTACAGTTACTCCTCCGAAAAGATCAACAGTATTAAAAGATCAATTTATCTGTATTGATGACAGAACTACGCTAGATGCAGGAGCAGGATTCCAATCTTATCTTTGGAGTACGGGAGCAACGACTCAAACTATTCAGGGAGTTCCTGTGGGTAGCTATTGGGTCACACTTCAGAATGAAGGATGTTATATCAAACAGTTTGTAAGTGTAAAAAAAGCTAACGAACCTGTTGTAACGTCTATCGAAATCTCTAACAACACTGCTACAATAAACGTGGAAGGAGGAACTGCACCATACAAATATGCAGTAGATACTCCTTCAAACTGGCAGAATTCTAATGTCTTTACCAATCTTACAAGAGGACAGCATACTTTCTATGTAAAAGATGCTTTAGACTGTACTCCAGTTTCAGTAGAATTGACGGTTCCGAACTTAGTGAATGCCATCACGCCAAACGGAGACAACGTGAACGATGTTTTAGATTACAGCGAATTAGCTTACAAAGGAAACTTAACATTTGTGATCTACGACAGATACGGAAATAAACTATTCACCGGAGACAAGTACAATAACTATAAATGGGACGGAAAATCCTCGGGAAAAGGAATTTTCACAGGTACCTACTGGTATCATATCAACTGGAACGAACCCAACGCTCAGAAAACACCTGTGAAATTCACCGGATGGATCCTGGTAAAAAACAGAGAGTAA